In a single window of the Natronosalvus caseinilyticus genome:
- a CDS encoding response regulator, protein MARSQEDVAQSRTILLVEDNLGDARLVEEVCSDLGFGDLLHIVSTGSDALDFVNQRGEYADVPRTDLIALDWHLPGMDGKKVLDQLNNNPAHIHIPIIVITGTLSEQEVREVYASNANACISKPAGPDELEETIRAFEAFWLSTARLPSVGD, encoded by the coding sequence ATGGCCCGATCACAAGAGGATGTGGCTCAATCCCGGACTATTCTGCTTGTAGAGGATAATCTGGGGGATGCTCGCCTCGTAGAGGAGGTGTGTAGCGACTTGGGTTTCGGGGACTTGCTCCACATTGTCTCAACTGGGTCGGATGCGCTTGACTTTGTGAACCAGCGCGGTGAATACGCTGACGTTCCACGAACGGATCTCATCGCTCTCGACTGGCATCTTCCGGGTATGGATGGTAAAAAAGTATTAGACCAACTGAACAATAACCCGGCTCACATCCATATCCCCATTATTGTGATAACCGGGACGCTGTCCGAACAAGAAGTCCGCGAAGTGTATGCATCGAATGCGAACGCCTGTATTTCAAAACCGGCAGGGCCCGACGAATTGGAAGAGACCATTCGAGCGTTTGAAGCGTTCTGGTTATCAACCGCAAGGCTTCCCAGCGTCGGTGATTGA
- a CDS encoding 5'-deoxyadenosine deaminase encodes MLIAGTVVVDAETVIQDGAVVVEGDRIVAVGPRTECLELYPDHERHTCDIVAPGTVGAHVHSVQSLGRGIADDTELLEWLFEYVLPMEAELDPEAMRVAAELGYLELLESGTTTCIDHLSVRHAEEAFEAARDMGIRARLGKVMMDTESPSGLLEDTDEALAESERLIRRYHGVDGGRIQYAVTPRFAVSCTEECLRGARRLADSYDGVRIHTHASENRGEIAAVEERTGLRNVHWLDEVGLTGEDVVLAHCVWTDDSEREVLAETGTNVTYCPSSNMKLASGVAPIVDYLERGINVALGNDGPPCNNTLDPFTEMRQASLLQKVEALEPRALPAETVFEMATVNGARAAGFDRVGKLREGWKADVIGLRTDLTRATPIHDVLSHLVFAAHGDDVTFTMVDGEVRLRDGEAVGIDAERLRARAAEIASGLEAAP; translated from the coding sequence ATGTTGATCGCCGGAACGGTCGTCGTCGACGCCGAGACGGTCATCCAGGACGGAGCCGTCGTCGTCGAGGGCGATCGAATCGTCGCCGTCGGCCCTCGAACCGAGTGTCTCGAACTGTACCCTGACCACGAGCGTCACACCTGTGACATCGTGGCTCCGGGGACCGTCGGTGCGCACGTCCACTCCGTCCAGAGCCTCGGCCGCGGCATCGCGGACGACACGGAACTGCTGGAGTGGCTCTTCGAGTACGTGCTCCCCATGGAAGCCGAACTGGACCCGGAGGCGATGCGCGTCGCCGCCGAACTCGGTTACCTCGAGTTGCTCGAGAGCGGGACGACGACCTGCATCGACCACCTCTCAGTTCGTCACGCGGAGGAGGCTTTCGAGGCCGCACGCGACATGGGCATCCGGGCGCGCCTCGGCAAAGTCATGATGGACACCGAGTCCCCGTCCGGCCTACTCGAGGACACCGACGAGGCGTTAGCCGAGAGCGAACGCCTCATCCGGCGCTACCACGGGGTCGACGGTGGCCGAATCCAGTACGCGGTCACCCCCCGATTCGCCGTGAGCTGCACCGAGGAGTGTCTGCGAGGGGCGAGACGGCTGGCCGACAGCTACGACGGCGTTCGCATCCACACCCACGCGAGCGAGAACCGTGGCGAAATCGCCGCGGTCGAGGAGCGGACCGGGTTGCGAAACGTCCACTGGCTGGACGAAGTCGGTCTCACCGGCGAGGACGTTGTTCTCGCCCACTGTGTCTGGACCGACGACTCCGAACGCGAAGTGCTGGCCGAGACGGGAACCAACGTCACCTACTGCCCGTCGTCGAACATGAAGCTGGCGAGCGGCGTCGCGCCCATCGTCGACTATCTCGAGCGCGGGATCAACGTCGCGCTGGGCAACGACGGGCCGCCGTGTAACAACACGCTCGATCCGTTCACCGAGATGCGGCAGGCGTCCCTGCTCCAGAAGGTCGAGGCCCTCGAGCCCCGAGCACTCCCCGCGGAGACGGTCTTCGAGATGGCGACGGTCAACGGCGCGAGGGCTGCGGGATTCGACCGCGTCGGCAAACTCCGCGAGGGGTGGAAAGCGGACGTAATCGGCCTGCGAACGGACCTGACGCGGGCTACACCGATCCACGACGTGCTCTCGCACCTCGTGTTCGCCGCCCATGGCGACGACGTAACGTTCACGATGGTCGACGGCGAGGTCCGGTTGCGAGACGGGGAGGCGGTCGGTATCGACGCCGAACGGCTTCGTGCCCGCGCGGCCGAAATCGCGTCGGGACTCGAGGCGGCGCCGTAG
- a CDS encoding type II toxin-antitoxin system HicB family antitoxin has protein sequence MATLTHKGDWYVATDETTGIASQGETKAKALENLAEALELHGRSVPEDAEDLEPSSAPWID, from the coding sequence ATGGCCACGCTCACCCACAAGGGCGATTGGTACGTTGCGACTGACGAGACGACCGGGATCGCCAGCCAGGGCGAGACGAAAGCAAAGGCCCTCGAGAACTTGGCCGAGGCGCTCGAGCTTCACGGCCGTTCAGTGCCGGAGGATGCTGAGGACCTGGAGCCGTCTTCGGCGCCGTGGATCGACTGA
- the tatA gene encoding twin-arginine translocase TatA/TatE family subunit: MVAEIAPLVIPGVPGGPELLIILFIAILLFGANKIPKLARSTGEAMGEFKKGQEKVEKELEEMRETGNYDDEEEEFVDTEPVTAEDEETETETETETETEAN, encoded by the coding sequence ATGGTAGCCGAAATCGCACCGCTTGTCATCCCCGGCGTCCCCGGGGGTCCGGAACTCCTGATCATCCTCTTCATCGCCATTTTGCTCTTTGGGGCGAACAAGATCCCCAAACTGGCACGGTCGACCGGAGAGGCCATGGGGGAGTTCAAGAAGGGTCAGGAAAAGGTCGAGAAAGAACTCGAGGAAATGCGCGAGACGGGGAACTACGACGACGAGGAAGAGGAGTTCGTCGACACGGAGCCCGTCACGGCTGAAGACGAGGAGACGGAAACCGAGACGGAAACGGAAACCGAAACGGAAGCCAACTAA
- a CDS encoding HD domain-containing protein, giving the protein MTDSEHVESPSNGRVYDPDDDHHFPDEKLNAVLEFVEADEEIQTYLEAQNVNAVDRKRYNDHGSKHIEIVRNRALCLYDLLKAGDVDFNGARQQGLEEADEAVIIALAATLHDVGHVVHRADHVYYSIPLAADILDRILPEFYDVAERVRVKGEVLHAILCHHTAEKPLTTEAGVIRVSDALDMERGRSRIPYEQGGRGINTLSSQAISRVSLHEGESSPVMVEIAMTNAAGVYQVDNLLKAKLKGSGLEDEIRIVAVNTNENREQLVERIEL; this is encoded by the coding sequence ATGACCGATAGCGAACACGTCGAGAGTCCCTCCAATGGCCGCGTCTACGATCCGGACGACGACCACCACTTTCCCGACGAAAAACTGAACGCAGTACTCGAGTTCGTCGAGGCCGACGAGGAAATCCAGACCTACCTCGAGGCCCAGAACGTCAACGCGGTCGACCGCAAACGGTACAACGACCACGGGTCGAAACACATCGAGATCGTTCGAAACCGGGCACTTTGTCTCTACGACCTGCTGAAAGCGGGCGACGTCGACTTCAACGGGGCCAGACAACAGGGCCTCGAGGAGGCCGACGAAGCCGTGATCATCGCGCTGGCGGCCACGCTCCACGACGTCGGTCACGTCGTCCACCGAGCCGACCACGTCTACTACTCGATCCCGCTAGCCGCCGACATTCTCGACCGGATCTTGCCGGAGTTCTACGACGTCGCCGAGCGCGTCCGCGTGAAGGGCGAGGTCCTGCACGCGATTCTCTGTCACCACACGGCCGAAAAGCCCCTGACGACCGAGGCTGGCGTCATCCGGGTTTCTGACGCCCTCGACATGGAACGGGGCCGCTCGCGGATTCCGTACGAACAGGGTGGCCGCGGGATCAACACGCTCTCGAGCCAGGCGATCAGCCGCGTGTCGCTTCACGAGGGCGAATCCAGCCCCGTGATGGTCGAGATCGCGATGACCAACGCCGCCGGCGTCTACCAGGTCGACAACCTGCTAAAGGCCAAGCTCAAGGGCTCGGGCCTCGAGGACGAGATCCGGATCGTCGCCGTGAACACGAACGAGAACCGCGAACAGCTGGTCGAACGCATCGAACTCTGA
- a CDS encoding XapX domain-containing protein — translation MTVKLIALGLLTGFLTGAFFALVDVPIPAPPELPGLLGIVGIYLGYKFVETAGLGATVIETLGL, via the coding sequence ATGACAGTCAAGCTTATCGCGCTGGGGCTGCTGACGGGATTCCTGACCGGAGCGTTCTTCGCGCTGGTCGACGTGCCGATTCCGGCCCCGCCCGAGCTCCCCGGACTACTGGGCATCGTGGGCATCTACCTCGGCTACAAGTTCGTAGAGACGGCCGGACTCGGCGCGACCGTGATCGAAACACTCGGATTGTAG
- a CDS encoding putative quinol monooxygenase translates to MTYLLGKASVEDFDAWKSAFDRFESFRTDHGQQGYQVYQDVDDPNEVVVLFEWEDDKDPRAFFASEEMRERLAEAGVKGRPETTELKFIDQKSTQHPSA, encoded by the coding sequence ATGACGTACCTGCTTGGAAAAGCCTCTGTGGAGGACTTTGATGCGTGGAAATCGGCGTTCGACCGGTTCGAGTCCTTCCGGACTGACCATGGACAACAGGGATATCAAGTCTATCAGGATGTGGACGATCCAAATGAAGTCGTCGTCCTCTTCGAATGGGAAGACGACAAAGACCCCCGTGCGTTCTTTGCCTCCGAGGAGATGCGTGAGCGATTGGCAGAGGCAGGCGTGAAGGGCCGCCCTGAAACGACTGAGCTCAAGTTTATCGATCAGAAGTCAACTCAGCACCCGTCTGCGTAA
- a CDS encoding DUF7344 domain-containing protein, which translates to MDRLFTALSAAPRRRVLAELHNQPAGGVQVPEAILNDGEGRRDLEIALHHKHLPLLDDYGFIDWDPETSRVTKGRRFDDLQPVHESPRRPGR; encoded by the coding sequence ATGGACCGACTCTTCACGGCATTGTCCGCTGCTCCACGTCGCCGAGTCCTGGCCGAATTGCACAACCAGCCAGCGGGTGGCGTCCAGGTCCCCGAGGCCATTCTCAATGACGGGGAGGGACGGAGAGATCTCGAAATCGCGTTGCACCACAAGCACCTCCCCCTCCTGGATGATTACGGCTTCATCGACTGGGACCCAGAGACGAGCAGAGTAACAAAGGGGCGAAGATTTGACGACCTCCAACCGGTTCATGAATCCCCTCGACGACCAGGCCGATGA
- a CDS encoding MarR family transcriptional regulator → MQTDVRQQSPVAVPPDIESAQAKLIYLSLAVWEGTSVDDLCTELDVEKGAALSILGTLRERGHVERLDGRYRVC, encoded by the coding sequence ATGCAAACCGACGTTCGACAGCAGTCCCCGGTGGCGGTCCCACCGGATATCGAATCGGCGCAGGCGAAACTCATCTACCTCTCGCTCGCCGTCTGGGAGGGAACGTCCGTCGATGACCTCTGTACGGAACTCGACGTTGAGAAAGGCGCCGCGCTCTCGATCCTCGGAACGCTCAGGGAGCGCGGCCACGTCGAACGCCTCGACGGTCGATATCGCGTCTGCTGA